The nucleotide sequence GACAAAACCCCGGATGTGATTATCGAGTTGCTGTCTGACAGTACAGTAGACCGGGACAAACATGAGAAGAAGTTGGTCTATCAAAACCGGATGCATGTACCGGAGTATTTCTGGTATGACCCGTTTAATCCTGAGGATTGGGCAGGTTTTCGGCTGGTGGGGGGAACCTATCAACCGATCGCACCCAATGCCCGGGGAACACTGGAGAGTGAGGTGTTAGGGCTAACTCTGGTTCGCTGGCAGGGAGTGTTTAAGACCATTGAAACGACCTGGTTACGCTGGGCCTACCCGGATGGATCGCTATTGCTGACGGCTGAGGAACAGGAACGCCAGCGAGCAGAACAGGAGCACCAGCGAGCAGAACAGGAACGCCAGCGAGCAGAACAGGAACGCCAGCGAGCGGAGCAGGCGGAAAATCAGGTGCAGCAAATTGCCCGGAACTTGTTGCAAGCTGGATTACCGATCGCCCAGGTTGCCCAGATGACGGGGTTAGCGATCGAGCTAGTTGAGCATCTCAATCAATAGCTTTTTTGTTGGCAGCAGGGGGAAGAACATGAGCCATTCATCTTGCTCGATCGCCTGGGTTCCCGGTAGAGGGCAGGAAATTCGCTTAAACCAGTGGTAGTGATGCAAAGGTGCTTAATGAAGCCAGTGTTTGAGCGATCGCTCATTCATACCCAGAATCCGTAACGTCGAAACGAAGTTTCAATTCATATACGCTCTGATTCATACCCAGATTCAGCAATGCCAACGAATGAGA is from Leptothermofonsia sichuanensis E412 and encodes:
- a CDS encoding Uma2 family endonuclease; this encodes MMTPTELEYYGITIPPTQDELPYDDGENMESERHKLQMELLIDALLPWLNQREDGYVGGNMFVYYSMAQVRNQDFRGPDVFVALGVPKGERKSWVCWEEDKTPDVIIELLSDSTVDRDKHEKKLVYQNRMHVPEYFWYDPFNPEDWAGFRLVGGTYQPIAPNARGTLESEVLGLTLVRWQGVFKTIETTWLRWAYPDGSLLLTAEEQERQRAEQEHQRAEQERQRAEQERQRAEQAENQVQQIARNLLQAGLPIAQVAQMTGLAIELVEHLNQ